The genomic interval AATCTTCATGGAGATGAAGGCATGCATGCTTCTTTTATTCTTTCATATTTTTGGTTCAATAGTTTGTTTGAGATGAAGAGTATCTGCAATGGATGTACTAAATGGAAGTTTTGACCACTTATTCATGTTTTATGACGTCACTGATTCAGCTGATATTGGATCAAAGGGGGTGACAATAATTGGCAGGAGCTGTCTTAGTGGTGTTGGGAACTCTACTAGAAAGTTGTCTGCTACGGAGATGCCAAAACAAGGGAAACAGACTCAGGTGCTTCATGGTATTGATCTTACATCCTTTCATATTTTTTCATCATATGGTTTCATAGTGAAATTAATAGGTGGTGGTGATTGTCTTCTCAGGTTTACCAGATTTTGCTGAAGTTTATAGTTTCATTGGAAGTATTTTTGATCCAGACACAAAAGGCCATGTCCAGAAGCTGAAGGAGATGGATCctataaattttgaaactgtGAGTAGAATAAAACTTCTCAACATCATCATTCAATTACGTGACATGCAGCGAAAGTGGAgagaattaaaatcattttgaGTGCTATAACATATATGCATTTCCTAGTTTATCAGGTTTAGATTTCTGACTAAGAACCTTGTTTCCTGCATGTCAATCTGTAATCTTCGTTAGCATTATAAGGCATATGTTAAAAgttttgttaaaattgagagtTACCTGTCCTTGAGATTTGCCAGGTTAATTGTGACAAGGTAagaacttatttttattatctgTTGACTGAGAATTTGCTTACATATTTGGTGTTCTGCAGGTTTTGTTGCTAATGAAAAACCTCACTCTCAACTTGTCTAGTCCTGACTTTGTGCCCGTTGTAAGTTATTTTGCAGAATTAAAAGTAATACAACGAGATAAAATTTCTTGATATATAATTGTGACGATTATTGAACTCTAACTTTATATTTGAAGGCTAGattatataagttaatttttatgGTTTTGTACAGAGGAATGCCATCTCATCATACGATGCCAACGCGGAATTTCGGCGGCAGAAATTGATGTCAAGAAATAGACAAACGACCAATCATGTCAAACAGCTCAACAAACATTAATTGAACAAGTACGTGTGTGTTATCCTCTCATGTTTTGTAGCTTTCCTTTTGTGTTTGGATGGTAACATCTCCTATTACAGTGGTCAAATTTGGATGGAAGACTGAAGTTTTGCTGAAGCAGCAGCAATGCATTCACTCGTTGGGAAGCTTGTAAATGGAACAAAAGCATCATCATCAGCCTTTGTAAGAGCCAAGAAGATATGAAGAAGTGTGCACAGTGATTATAGTACTTATTTATAGGATGTGGTATTCGTGGAGACACATGGCTCTAATAATAAGATATGTTAgtgggtggtggtggtggtggtcgaGAGTTGGGGGCTGGTGATGGTAGCTTTCATGTGTTGCTGGATTCACGTTTTAGGGGCTTCAAATGGCAGCAAATTTATCATTTTACGTTTTGTGCCTCCATACAATTTACCCCAACTTTGAATGTAAATGATAAAGAGCATCAAAACAGAAAATGGTTTAGAGATTTTTAGCATTTTTGTGCAATATCATTATTAAAACggtaaaatttttaaaaaacttcaAGTTAGTATGAATTCAGTtcagttaaaataaattaattcgTGATAAGTTTACACGACTTCTTTGTAATAAAATCTAATCAAGTACgcataatttaattattttaatacttttttaaaattttccttatttcaataattaataattcaCCATAATAGTGAAAAAACTCAAATTATAATTCAATTAACCTTTTTGGCGTCAATAATTGGAATGCAAATGTAAACTTAGGAGAAGGAGAtgaaaggagaaggagatgaaaGTTGGcgtagaaaaaaaaacttttcgcACAGTATATGGGTTGAAGTGAGAATATACattatcatatttattattcCACTAGTAAATAACCTCATAGTCAATTATTGTGTGcaccttttatttttttattttcaatttttttaaatataataaataaaataataataatatataaataattcaaaagttCGGACATCATCTTAGACAATATCAGCTCGGCTTTggtaagaaaaaaatcaaataatattatgataaaagtaaggcttcctacacccaatattttttacatatacccaacatatttttttagtttccaaAAATGTCCTTAATTTCGAAAATAAAAGttcagaattgaaaataatatattctggaAAAATAAATCCAGAAGTGATTATTgagttttggaaataaaaatcttaaaaaaaattaaaattctatttcagacaaaaaaatctggaattgaaaaataatacattttgaaaaaaaaatttggaaaagaaattattgtgtttcggaaataaaaatctggaaaaaaaatgaaaaacccattccagataaaaaatctgtaatataaaatttcgttctggaaaaaaaaaatccagaatacATATTtcggaaattttttttaaggacaGTTTCGTCTTTTCCGCTGGAAtcgggtgcagtgatatggtgcaggaagcaattgcctaaaagtaatttttcatttatctttatttattctaatttaaataaatattgtttcactcatttttttgttcttttcagTTTTCATCACCCTATTCAAACACATTGTTAGAAGGATATGTAGAGAGTAATAAATATTTGATGGGGGTAGTAAGAATAAGCCCAATAAGCACAAACATATTCCCAAGTGATGGGCCTGAGATGGGCCAAGCAAAAAGAGGGCCTTTCTAGATATATAATCACCGCTTCATTTTCCGCCCTTTCTTCTACCGGTACCCTAAACCCTAGTTTTGTGAGTACCAACCTTCTCCAatggcagcagcagcagcaaggCCTCTCGTATCCGTTCAAACCCTAGAGGGCGATGCAGCCCCCACCGTCCCTCTTCCTGATGTCATGAAGGCTCCCATTCGCCCTGACATTGTCAATTTCGTCCACTCCAACATTTCGCGCAACAGCCGCCAGCCTTACGCTGTCAGCAAGCGCGCCGGCCACCAGACATCCGCTGAGTCATGGGGTACCGGCCGCGCCGTATCGCGTATCCCTCGTGTGCCCGGCGGCGGCACGCACCGCGCTGGTCAGGCTGCCTTCGGCAACATGTGCCGCGGCGGGCGTATGTTCGCTCCCACCAAGATCTGGCGCCGCTGGCACCGCAAGATCAACGTTCAGCAGAAACGCCACGCCGTGGTCTCCGCCATCGCCGCCTCCGCGATACCCTCCTTGGTCCAGGCCCGCGGCCACCGCATCGAGTCTGTCCCTGAGCTCCCACTCGTTGTCAGCGACAGCATCGAGAGTGTGGAGAAGTCCAAAGAAGCGGTGAAAATTCTTCAGAAGATCGGCGCGTTCCCCGACGCGGAGAAAGCGAAACTGAGCCGCGGAATTCGTCCCGGCAAGGGGAAAATGAGGAACCGTAGGTACATTTCTCGCAGGGGTCCTCTTATCGTGTACGGATCTGAAGGGGCTAAAGCGGTTAAAGCGTTCAGGAACATTCCTGGTGTTGAGGTGGCAAATGTTGACAGGCTTAACCTTCTGAAGCTTGCACCCGGTGGCCACCTTGGGAGGTTTATTATCTGGACCAAGTCCGCGTTTGAGAAACTGGACTCCATTTATGGGTCTTTCGACAAGGTCTCCGAGAAAAAAAAGGGCTACCTTCTTCCCCGGGCCAAGATGGTTAACTCGGACTTGTCCCGTATCATTAATTCCGATGAGGTTCAGTCCGTGGTGAGGCCCGTTAATAAGGAGGTTAAGCGCGCTACTCTGAAGAAGAACCCTCTCAAGAACCTCAATGTCATGTTGAAGCTGAATCCCTATGCTAAGACCGCTAAAAGGATGGCTCTTCTCGCTGAGAAGCAGCGCCTTGTGGCCAAGAAGGAAAAGCTTGATCAGAAGCGCAACAATGTTTCAAAGGTTAGTGAATTTTTCAGTTCCCAAATGATTTTGATTCTGCggaatgttattttttattaaattaatgtgCATTGTGGTGATTGTTATTACGGTATGCGTTTAAATGTTAATAGAAGCATAGTCTTGGTTTATTTTGGAAACAGAATTCGCATGTTGTGGTTGTGAGTTATCAatgttttttgtgtttttttaggTTTATCATTTTAACATTTAGtaattgttgttgttttgaaaTGACATATTGGTTTCATAATTCTTCTTAGGAGGAGGCTTCTGCTATCAGAGCTGCTGGAAAAGCGTGGTATCAAACTATGGTGTCAGACTCTGATTATACAGAGTTTGATAACTTCTCTAAGTGGCTGGGTGTTTCCCAGTGAACTTTTCTGAATTTTGAttagttttttgttttgttacttTCTTTAGATTACATTTACACTTTTGATACAGTAATTATATCGTTCGAGTAAACATTGTCACTTTGATGTTGTTTAAGGCAAGTATGGTTTgcatatttttagaatttgattATTAAAGTTGTTTGCTCATCTTCCATGTGCTTTGCTGCAATGAAATTGATATGTAATATCTGGATTGAGGCCTTTATTCTtttcaaatgaaattttaaacCCCATTTTCTACTAGTTGACTATTTTGGGgaaaaatcaatttaaagatTTTATCCAGCCGAAGACATCTCAATCGACTGAGATTCTCCAAGTTTTTGCTAGCCATTGCAATCTGTGTAAGATGGCATTGAACTATTTTCTCATATAGAGATTACATATACCACGATCAGAGATGACCGGGATTCTTCAAATTTTTGCTTGCCATGGTAATCTGTGTAGATGTATTTGAACTAACTATTTTCTCATCTAGAGTACATATTTATACCACGAACAGAGATGACCGAATGCTTTGAACTATTTTCACATGTAGAGATTACATGTGACCGAATAGAGTATAGAGATTGCGACAGTTTTGAATAGCAAATGAAAGCAAAAATTATCTTGTAAGATAAATGGATTTAGATACAAATAATTGATAAATCCTAAATACTAAATCTTAAACTCCTTATAACTCTTTATAGTCAGATATAAAATGATGCTGTTCAAGTTTAACAATAGCTACCAAATGGTCTTAtcaacattaaaataaaaaatggtaaaatatattttctttattcaaaatttctaatatttattttttatcttgtaGTTTCTTTTTGTATATTGTAAGTCCACAAATACTGAAATTGTGTTAATGTTAACTATCGTTATGAGTATATACTTTATTTCTTATCTTCAAAAAAATTGTGCTTAAGTCTAAGAATTTTGGTTTGGTAGGGACATTTGATGGTTTTCCTTTTTGCAAATTTAGggtcacattttttattattctcttTTTTGTATATTATATGGAAAGGGGAttagtaaaaatatatacatgTTAGAATAATAGTTTTTGGCAAAATTTGAAATTCCCTTTCCTTTTAACGGCTGAACACCTTCTCCAACATCTTAATAACCCTTCAACTTAACAATGTTCATTCTTACTGTGTTACAATAAgccaataaaaaattacaagcATCTATGCATTCTAGACTGCATGGATGCATCGTGTGGCACTTGAAAGGAGTATGCATTTTTTTGAGGGATTGCATTCTGCATTCTCATTGCATCCTCctataaaacttttattttcaattttgtttttcagtTCTGTACtttgaaatatgtttttcgATTCATAAACGGGCAATCTATAATGgatttttagataaaaatatattggaGAATTTACATTTcgaaatatattaatacattatgtatttttggaatttaaaatgtatttttgatTTTGGAATATGCACCCGAGGATTGAGGATgaggattgaagtttatataATTGAGAATGTATTGAtagattttgaattatatatttcaGATGTTATATTTCAAATCTCAAACATGCATATTCAGAATTTTTGAATGATGTTATTTTCAAATCTCAAACATACATATCGAAATGTATCTTTTTAATAATAGGTTTGTGATGtaagattatgtaattcagaatgTATAtgtaatttagttaatatatttcAGAAGTTATTTTCAGATCTCAAAATACATAGGAATATACCATCTTAATGTATCTTTTTAATGATAGGTTTGTCATTTCAGTTCATATCTTATCAGTCCTTCTGTAAGAGCATATGCATATCAAATGtctatgtattttaaaaattaaagtatataTTGT from Phaseolus vulgaris cultivar G19833 chromosome 1, P. vulgaris v2.0, whole genome shotgun sequence carries:
- the LOC137814421 gene encoding large ribosomal subunit protein uL4-like, translating into MAAAAARPLVSVQTLEGDAAPTVPLPDVMKAPIRPDIVNFVHSNISRNSRQPYAVSKRAGHQTSAESWGTGRAVSRIPRVPGGGTHRAGQAAFGNMCRGGRMFAPTKIWRRWHRKINVQQKRHAVVSAIAASAIPSLVQARGHRIESVPELPLVVSDSIESVEKSKEAVKILQKIGAFPDAEKAKLSRGIRPGKGKMRNRRYISRRGPLIVYGSEGAKAVKAFRNIPGVEVANVDRLNLLKLAPGGHLGRFIIWTKSAFEKLDSIYGSFDKVSEKKKGYLLPRAKMVNSDLSRIINSDEVQSVVRPVNKEVKRATLKKNPLKNLNVMLKLNPYAKTAKRMALLAEKQRLVAKKEKLDQKRNNVSKEEASAIRAAGKAWYQTMVSDSDYTEFDNFSKWLGVSQ